In a genomic window of Paraburkholderia phenazinium:
- a CDS encoding HamA C-terminal domain-containing protein, with protein sequence MMNVYDNTPARLLLQLHSEATPWQHDSFCAGFEISQWRCSALADHIIEWLPDYALKEDELNVNHGNIYVRLKEAAARVYSTKEYNKRGELGEITLHAICRDYFKTIPLAPRVFYKTASNDVVKSFDMAHVRYVDDSTFEIWLGESKFYKSGASAISAAIKSVKEHIDAGFLKREKFILGPQISLSLPNAEKIRKLLASQTSIDALFQNAVFPVCIVCDSDAVKTHKNHTAEYIESVYSELAELRDRLDQSALPSKIKMHLIYVPLESKDKVAKAFDKRLKSLNIED encoded by the coding sequence ATGATGAACGTCTACGACAACACTCCCGCGCGGCTGCTACTTCAGTTGCATTCTGAGGCTACGCCATGGCAGCACGACAGCTTTTGCGCGGGCTTCGAGATAAGTCAGTGGCGATGTTCTGCGCTCGCCGACCACATTATCGAATGGCTACCCGACTATGCCCTGAAAGAGGACGAACTGAACGTCAATCACGGCAACATCTATGTTCGACTGAAAGAAGCAGCGGCGCGGGTCTACTCCACAAAGGAATACAACAAGCGCGGGGAGCTCGGCGAAATTACGCTGCACGCAATATGCCGCGACTACTTCAAGACGATTCCACTCGCTCCACGAGTCTTCTACAAGACGGCGTCGAACGATGTTGTCAAATCCTTCGACATGGCGCACGTCAGATACGTTGACGACAGCACGTTTGAAATCTGGCTCGGCGAATCGAAGTTCTACAAGAGCGGGGCTTCGGCCATTTCCGCGGCAATCAAGTCCGTGAAGGAACATATTGATGCGGGGTTCTTAAAACGAGAGAAGTTCATACTGGGCCCACAAATTTCGCTGTCGCTACCCAATGCTGAGAAGATTCGGAAGTTATTGGCGAGCCAGACTTCAATTGATGCACTATTTCAGAATGCGGTGTTTCCTGTATGTATCGTATGCGACAGCGACGCAGTGAAAACGCACAAAAATCACACTGCCGAATATATTGAGAGCGTGTATTCTGAGTTGGCAGAATTACGCGACCGGTTAGACCAATCCGCTCTGCCCAGCAAAATCAAGATGCATCTCATCTATGTTCCGTTGGAGTCGAAGGATAAAGTCGCGAAGGCGTTCGACAAGCGACTCAAATCCTTGAACATCGAGGATTAG